Sequence from the Scyliorhinus canicula chromosome 7, sScyCan1.1, whole genome shotgun sequence genome:
CTGAATTTCATCCTTGTGGTTTATGATGTGTCTAAATCCTGTTCTCTCAATTACGGTTTTACAACTGTAGACTAAATGCTGTGTGTAATGAATAATTGTCCTACAGTGCTTTTCACTGTATTGTGCAAGCTTGTTTCATGATAAATATCGCAAGAATATTGGGATCTGATAGGAATTTGGAACAAATCCTAAAAAGGTCTTTATATGGTTTTTGAATTGACTATTTTACATTCTATTTGTAATGTTGTAGTGAAGGTACAGCATTTTTGATGCTTACCATCTAATGCTCGATGTCCAATGCCTGTTATTCTGGTATGGCACTCACGCACTGAATCTTTCAGACCAGTAATGTCTTGATTGTGTACCACAAGGGTTCCATTCATTTGGTCCAAGTAATTCCACAGGTCACCAGCGTGATTATCCAAACCATCCTTAATATAATCCAGACTGCTCAATACTGCACTTAGTTTGCTGCATCCGCTCTCCATCTCAGCTACACGTCTGTCAACTTGTGCAACTTCCTTCTGGATATCTTGAGCATTGTGCTGGCAGTTATGGAGATCTGACATTATCCTGTGGTTAATTCGTTGCAGATCGCCTTTGAGATCGTGGACACGCTTGCCATTAAACATGAGCTGGGAACCTTGGCTGTTCACTATCTGTTGGATCAGATGGACTTCATCTGTCATTTTGCGCTCGTGTTCATCCCATGTTGAATTGACAAATGCAATGTCATCCGCATACTTGCTGACAGAATCTTTGATCCCTTTTAGTGTTCTGTTAACAGCATTGATGTTGATCTTTAGTAATGTAATTTCTCCCCGCACTGCGCTGGATTCTTCTTCCTCTTTAATTTTTCTATTTATTTCAAACATAGAGTAGTTAAGTTTATTGAGCAGGCCAGAGTTTTTATCTAGCTTTGTCACTATATCTTGGCAGTTTTTCTGGCAATCATCAATTTCTGTTCTCAGAGTTTCAATGTCACTAATAATTGAAGTGCAACCAACAGTACACAGATTCTCCAGAGCTACTAGTCTTCCTTCCAAATTATCCAGGCCATAATTGGTTTTCTTTTTAATTGTGGCAATCTCCGTTTCCAGCATAGGGATTACTTCTCCCTCTAGGTTGGCAGGCACAGACACATTGCTCAACTCCTCAACAATGATGGTAACACGACCTTCAATGTCCTTCAGCTTATCGTGCAGGAGAGTCTTCACACCATCCAGTTCGATTCCAAGATGTCCTTTCATGTTGTTCTCAATGGACAGACAGTTTTCTTCTATGCTCCTCTCCGTGGCATTGATTTTAGCCTCAATGTCGTCCAGCCTACTATCATAGACATTTTCTACATGGATGCTAGAGAATTGCGGCAGTTCACTCTCAAATCGAGTCGTCAATGACATTTGGTAGTCAGAGATTTCTTGTAGGTTCCGTTCTAGAGCATTAATTTTTTCTGATAGGTACTTAACAGTATCACAGCAATTTTCAGTAACAGCCAATCCATCAATTTGTGTCTGTAAATTATTAATCTCTTTTTTCAGGTCAGACTCTTTCCCATCTATCATTCCTTCAAGTCTTTGATTTATTCCCTTCTGCTCCTCACACTGTTGTTGGATCACCTTTACTTTATAATCACAGACTGTTTGTACATCGGTgaatttgttttcaaatccatccagTAGGTCAGCTCTGAACTTGGTCAGCTTGTTATCTATGAAACTATCAAGGAAATCCACAGTTACCAAAGGTGAAGTTGGTCTATTAGCTTCCAGAAGTTGTCTGATTTGACCATCGTGGCCAATCACCATCCCATGAACTTCATCAAGCAAGTCACTCTTTGTTTTCAGGACATCCTTGACCTCCGTCACTTTGGCCACTAAGTCTCCCATTGCTGGTGGGTACGCTGGTTCTCCTTTACTTAGGTTTTCCAGGCCATCAGTTATATATCCAACGCCGACTACAGAACCTGGATATTTTAGATTATTCAGCAATGATACAATCATTTTATTGGTGTCTTCCTGAATGGCTAGCCTGAGACTGTCACTGATCCCACTCACCATGGATTGGAGTCTCTCAAACGATTGTGAAAAACGTCGCATTTCATCTTCCAAACGGTCTATTCGTTCTCCATAGATATCCGGAGCTTTAGGACCTGGGAAGGACAAATATTAACAGATTAATGGGTTGTACAAATTAAATATAAATTGAGATAAAAAAAACTTAAATAATTGTATCACTATTTAATATTCACTCTGTATAGTTATTACTAAAAGGCTCGGAAGTTTAAACACCATGTTCAACAAAGGCTAGGACCCTAAGCCAAGCTAAGCGACACAAATGGAATACCAAGGTATTACTCACAAATTACCTGGATGGCAATTATGATGATTTACTAACTTGTGCTATCGTTTAAAACCATTTTTCTGCCAAGAAGGGATCCAGGTATATCCTAAGGTCAAGCAAGTACTCTTGGTTGTGAAAAGTACTGAGatttataaacttagagtactcaattcattttttccaattaagggggcaatttagcatggccaatccacttaccctgcacatctttgggttgtgggggcgaaatccccgcaaacatggggagaatgtgcaaactccacacggacagtgacccagagccgggattgaacctgggacctcagtgcagtgaggcaacagggctaactcactgccccactgtgctgcctgcactgagacttttaaaaatgaattcctgggatgtggacttcactgactaggtcagcatttaatgcccatccctaatcaacctcaagaaggtgatggtgagctgccatcttgaactgcagcaatccatgtggtgtgggtacacccgcagtgctgttatggagggagttccaggatttgacccagcaacagtgaaggaacggtgatatatttccggatcaaaatggtgagtggcttggaggggaacctccaggtggaggtATTCCCATGTGTCTACTGCCCAAGGTGGTCGTGGTCATGGATTTGAAAGTGCCGTCTAGTGAGCCTTggtgtgttcctgcagtgcatcttatagatggcactgtttgtctgtggtggagggagtgaatatttgtggatggggtgccaatcaagcgggctgctttgtcatggatggtgtcaaacctcttgagtgttgttggagctgcgctcatccaggtgaGTGGAGAATGTTCCATCACAATCCTAAATTGACTACCAGGTGCTTGTACATTTTCATCTCCAAGCCTGAAACAAAAAGTCCTTCCTCACCGCACCCCACCTGCAACCATCCCCTCGACCCACCCTCCCGCCCACCACTCCATAACCCCTTCCTTAGTATAATTGACAATAAAGAGTAACGCCAGGCTTCAATTACTTTCTTCATATTTACTACTCCAGGATAACACGGAGAATGAGTCGAAAATGTTTATAATGGTGGAATCAAATTAAAGGGCATCTGTTTTGCATAACTTTTACAAAACATTAAATATTCATAGTAACATCTTACCCTGCAATGGAGGACTGTTTACATTCTAAATTTATAATCTGACATCAGAACTTTTGGTCCTGCTTATTTGTTTGGATGTGGAGCCAGTTAAGCTGGCAGTGGAATTGTAAAAATGTTGTTATTACTGCAGGGCAGATTCTTCCACAAATGAGTTCACACACGTTGTCTTTAGGGGAATGAATATATTAGTGATTTTTGGGTGGCTTGTGAGCATTGCTTCACGTTGTCAGAATTGTCAGATCCCCAACATTACCAAATCTATGTAAAAACATTTTTTCTATTGAAGGCATAACAATGAAGAACTTTATCCTGGAATGATCCAAGGGGTAAATTACTCCCGGGTTACTGTGCAAAAAGGGCGAGTGAATTGCCGATTTGCTTCAGGCGCCATCAATTTATTTTCCAAGTCAATGGAAACATGCCACAGGGCTGCCAATTCGCTATTGGCCATTTTCTTTGACTGCCCAAGATTGACTTTATCCTGCAAATCTTTATTTCTTCCGAACTGGATTTAAGTGTTGCAGATCAAATGGATTCAGACCGTTTCTTCCTACGGAGCTTTTTTTGAAAAGGGGAAAACTGCAAAGTCTGTGGTACATCGATGAACAGTCCATTCTTTATTAATGTTCCATCCAGTGAAAGCAGAATTGACCAAATGTTTTAACGTATTGAGTTACATGAAAAACGGAAAAGGTTTCatgattatgggctggattctccgtcctgtgaCACCCAAAGCGCATTTCCCAAtgtgccgaatggtctccttccgcactgtgaattctatgatcctatgaacgTTTGCATTAATTTGTACATATCACCGTTTGTGAACACTAGACCGACAGGCCTTTCTGTTCAGGGGTGGCactggggcacagtggttagcactgctgcatcgcagctccaggatcccgggatcaatcctggcctcgggtgactgtctgtgtggagtttgcactttctccccgtgtctgcgtgggtttcctccggctgctctggtttcctcccacagttcaaaaatgtgcaggttaggtgaactggccatgctaaattgtcccttagtgtccaacatgtCCAACATGAGTCCAACTGAGTTACGGGGACaggttggaggcgtgggcttaattagggtgctctttccaagggccggtgcatactgGATTTATACAGCACCAAGGAAAACACACTAAAGACAGCTCTTTTCAAATTAACAACATTCAAATTAACAAGCAAGATATAGAAGACACTTGAGGAATTGAAGAACAAAATCTCAGTTGATTGTCTTGTATTAAGCTGATTGCAAATTAACAAAAAAATGTTACTTGATAGGTCGGAAAagatcagggacgggattctccgcgaaccggcagggtgggccactccggcgccgaggagtggcgtgaaccactccagtgtcgggccaccccgaaggtgctagagcttcaggggttaggctggcgccggagtgtttggcgtcgtgccagccggtgcggaagggcttggcgccataccaaccggcgccaaagggcctccgcaggCCGGCGagagttgccgcatgcgcgggagcaccagcgtgtgctggtgtcatcccagcgcatccaaccggcgccaaagtgcCTCCGCAGGCCGGCGagagttgccgcatgcgcgggagcaccagcgtgtgctggtgtcatcccagcgcatgcgcaggggggattcttctccgcaccggccatggcggaggttgacagcggccggtgcggaggaaaagagtacccccacggcacaggcccacccgcggatcagtgggccccgatctaggccaggccaccatgggggcacctcctggggccagatccccccccccccccgaggactctgaagGCTGCCCGTGGAGTCAGATCCcgtcggtaaggacctgttgtgatttacgctggTGGGGCCAgctgaaaacaggcggccactcggccaattGCGGgctagagaattgccggggggggggggggggggggggggggctgccagcagccgccgactggcgcaccgtgattcctgcccctgccaaaaccccggtgccggagaattcggcagccagctggggcgggattcgcgccgccccccagcgattcgggtcggagaatcccgccctatattacTCCAGTGCTTCACAATTTCAACTAGCTTCAGTGCCCAAACACAGCTAATAAAGCACTATATGCCTTAATGAAACAAAAAGTAGAGAAAAGAAAACCCTAAATGAATTAAAAACTTACCAAAATAACCTTTTCTCGGTCCAGGGTGTGATGGCACAAGTTCAGGCAGTCCGGTTGGACCTTCCAGGCATGTATCACCGGAATATCCTGGACAGCATCTCCATTCTATTTCTGTAATGGTCTTGTATCCAATTTTATATTTAGGCTTGTAAAAGGTCCGATACCTGCGTGGAGAAATGATTATTTTTGATCAACAGTTATTTACAATCTGACGGTTAGGAACATGTTTGTAACAAACATGGCCTTTTCAGTGTGACGCGAGTTTACAACAGTGTGAAATTACGCACAAAAGCAACTTGGTCCTGATTTCTTAGTTCAGTCATTTACTGTTTACTTTGAACTTTTAATCCCAGTACAAAACTTTACTGGCTGTGGCCAGCCTGTAGATCTGCAAGCTGACACAATACCTTTTTCTTTAATTTCTGGAGCCTGGACatgagcgaaagagagagagaaaaagagagagtgtGTCGAAGTTCAGAAGCTGCAGGTTTCTTTTTAATGAGAATTGGGAACCAAATTGAATGTGACCTCAATGGGGTATGTACTGAAAGCTAACCCTGACTTCAAATTCACAGGTCGCATTGTTTAACTCAATCAGTCCACTATCCTCAAAACCCGACAGAGACCTCATTATTTACAATGAATCACTCTTTAAGCTGCTACCTTGATGCTTTtgggttctcttttttttttacggTTTTCAAAATTTGGTACCTCCATTCATATCGTAACAAAACACTTTTGTTGCTGATGTATAAAAGGAAGTGATTGGCCCGTCCCTGACACCTGCAAAAGTTTCTCGAACGCGCGTAATCAACAATGAACATCGTTCTGTATTTTCAAATACTCTCATTACATGGAAATTAAATGACAGCTGGGAAGTAGATCTCAGCACTTGATTGAGGTTCAAAGTCATACAGGTTATTCAGCTGTTTCTAACAACTAAAAATAGCCTGTTAAATAAAGCCATGTGTCTTTCATTAACCATGCTAGTAACAGAACACACAAAGGGGATAAATGAGAGCCAGGTTATGTAGCACACTCGGCTCGCACCTGACCTTCCATGTCATTTCTGACTGAGTATCTTCTTTTTATATTTATTCAAACACAACATTTATTGTTGTAACCTTCCTAATCCAGTGTGTAGTCTTCTATTTATATAATGAGCATTTGTATGTCAAAACATTGTCCATAACAATAGATCTGTGCCATTCTTTTGGCAGTCCTTTCAACTTCAATCATAAGTGACAAAGTCATTTTGAGTtatatttccaacatttagagattTAGCAATGATGTGATTCTGTTGCTGTAGATATTTACATGCTCTACTAAACTGTAATTTGCATAATGGTGTATTTTATGATAGGGAGACTTTGTATTGAATAATAGTCGTTGAATCTTTATTGCATTTTAAAGCCAAGGCAGTCTAGCCTTTTGTACAAATATATAACTGCTGCATTAATAAATATACTGTCCACACTTGAGCTGTTTTACAATCCAACCATTTTATCTCCGCTCCGTTGTCAGCAAAGACATTGTAAAaaagtaatttgcatttatataatcccTCTTACATCCTCTTCATCACAATGAAATTtacaattaattaattacttcTGAAATGCAATCACTGTTTATATGTATAAATGTAACAAATGTATAaacgtgcagcatggtagcacagtggttaacaccgctgcttcagagtgccagggacccgggttcaattcccggcttggattactgtctgtgcagagtctgcatgctctccccgtgtctgcatgggtttcctccgggtgctccggtttcctcccacaagtcccgaaggacgtgcttgttaggtgacttggacattccaaattctccctcagtatacctgaacaggcgccggaatgtgatgactaggggcttttcatagtcacttcattgcagtgttaatatcagcccacttgtgacactaataaagattattattattaattatagcAACACCGTTACTCAAGTCTAGTCCTATTGTCAGTAAATGTTACTTGTTAATCTGCTACTGTTGTACAAGGGTGGAAATACCCTAAAATAACTTTCTGCTCTTCTCCAGGTAGTATTCTGGTACCTTTCAGATCCACCTGAACGGGCAGATAATTTACTTCAGCATCTCCTGGCactgcattgaaagtcgagtctaACTTGCAGTAATAGCTATTTGTAAAATATAGTTAATTGACCCACaggacggtagcatggtggttagcataaatgcttcacagctccagggtcccaggttcagttctcggctgggtcactgtctgtgcggagtctgcacgtcctccccgtgtgtgcgtgggtttcctccgggtgctccggtttcctcccacagtccaaagatgtgtgggttaggtggattggccatgctaaattgcccgtagtgtcctaaaaagtaaggttaagggggggggggggggggttgttgggttacggatatagggtggatatgtgggtttgagtagggtgatcattgctcgtttTGATATTGAGGTTCAAAGTGACAATTTCTTGGAAACGTTGACAACAGTCTAATGCTGTGGCCACTATCCTGCTCAGATTGTTGTTTTTTTTAGAGTGGAATTTAATACAGTCTTATTTCTATGATAATCCAAACATTCCAAGTTAACCAGTAGCTCCGGTGAGAGGCAAGGTTATCAGAAATGTTGCAATCCAATTTGACATCCCATTCTGTTTATGCTTAACTGATGTATTATAATAAGTTTCCATGTCCAGTTATCAGCCGGAGAAGACTGCTTCTGATGTCTTATGGTTTTGAGGTTGTACTTTCTCTCTCAGCTGGCTATGGTTTAATCGGTCAACTTTTGGCAAGAGACTGGTTGGTGACTGACCGTCTCTTGGGTGTCCAGCTGTGCTGTGTCAAGTCCAAAATGTCAAAAAGTGACTGGGTGACTATTTATCTCTGGATTTTCCCTTCTATCGAGAGCACAAATTCTGCTCTCTCCTCAAGATGTGAAAATATTTCACCCCTTATTTTAATCAGATTTAACCATGTTTAACTTCAGGTAATATTTAATGTTGACAGCAAAGTGTAATGCAAGTAACACAATTTGTGCAGGTCAAGTGTGTATGTGCATAAGCCATTAACGGTggtaggacaggttgagagagcagttaataaagcatacagtatcctgggctttattagcagggtcatagagtacaagagtaatgAGGTTTTGCTGAACTTGTCTAAGATACTAATTCAACCTCAGTCCAGGGCGCTGCACTTTAGGgatgatgtgaaggcattggaaagaatgcagaaaagattcacaagactgCTTCAGGGAATTGGGAACTTCAGTTACAAAGATAgatgggagaagttgggactgcttTCCTTGGAGAAGATATGGTTGAGTGGAGATttcatagaggtattcaaaatcatgaggggtctggatagggaagagagggagaaaatgTCCCCAAACCtggaaggattgagaatgagagggcacagatttaaagtaattgcaaAAGAGGCAAAG
This genomic interval carries:
- the LOC119969616 gene encoding EMILIN-3 isoform X2; this encodes MLDSTAGCAPFLLPCLLLVTICTTLLDAKGTFYPPYRYNLFTSGSSPSLKGAGRVTGRHKNYCAYIVKKNVTCIMQDGTDAYVKAEYHQCAWGQLKCPGVVMYRTFYKPKYKIGYKTITEIEWRCCPGYSGDTCLEGPTGLPELVPSHPGPRKGYFGPKAPDIYGERIDRLEDEMRRFSQSFERLQSMVSGISDSLRLAIQEDTNKMIVSLLNNLKYPGSVVGVGYITDGLENLSKGEPAYPPAMGDLVAKVTEVKDVLKTKSDLLDEVHGMVIGHDGQIRQLLEANRPTSPLVTVDFLDSFIDNKLTKFRADLLDGFENKFTDVQTVCDYKVKVIQQQCEEQKGINQRLEGMIDGKESDLKKEINNLQTQIDGLAVTENCCDTVKYLSEKINALERNLQEISDYQMSLTTRFESELPQFSSIHVENVYDSRLDDIEAKINATERSIEENCLSIENNMKGHLGIELDGVKTLLHDKLKDIEGRVTIIVEELSNVSVPANLEGEVIPMLETEIATIKKKTNYGLDNLEGRLVALENLCTVGCTSIISDIETLRTEIDDCQKNCQDIVTKLDKNSGLLNKLNYSMFEINRKIKEEEESSAVRGEITLLKININAVNRTLKGIKDSVSKYADDIAFVNSTWDEHERKMTDEVHLIQQIVNSQGSQLMFNGKRVHDLKGDLQRINHRIMSDLHNCQHNAQDIQKEVAQVDRRVAEMESGCSKLSAVLSSLDYIKDGLDNHAGDLWNYLDQMNGTLVVHNQDITGLKDSVRECHTRITGIGHRALDDLQRPIGPPGSSVLFPGLPPAFAKHVVFSVGLTEKPFSADGGVVRFNKILINDGSYYEPRTGIFTAPYSGQYFISAVLTPQRNERIEAVLTVSNMSVAQVDTAGYKTELLEIAVDKMENHPGGGLAIFSLILGLKTGDEVSVVVMSGKLAYAGTEELHSTFSGILLNDSPMHS
- the LOC119969616 gene encoding EMILIN-3 isoform X3, which encodes MLDSTAGCAPFLLPCLLLVTICTTLLDAKGTFYPPYRYNLFTSGSSPSLKGAGRVTGRHKNYCAYIVKKNVTCIMQDGTDAYVKAEYHQCAWGQLKCPGVVMYRTFYKPKYKIGYKTITEIEWRCCPGYSGDTCLEGPTGLPELVPSHPGPRKGYFGPKAPDIYGERIDRLEDEMRRFSQSFERLQSMVSGISDSLRLAIQEDTNKMIVSLLNNLKYPGSVVGVGYITDGLENLSKGEPAYPPAMGDLVAKVTEVKDVLKTKSDLLDEVHGMVIGHDGQIRQLLEANRPTSPLVTVDFLDSFIDNKLTKFRADLLDGFENKFTDVQTVCDYKVKVIQQQCEEQKGINQRLEGMIDGKESDLKKEINNLQTQIDGLAVTENCCDTVKYLSEKINALERNLQEISDYQMSLTTRFESELPQFSSIHVENVYDSRLDDIEAKINATERSIEENCLSIENNMKGHLGIELDGVKTLLHDKLKDIEGRVTIIVEELSNVSVPANLEGEVIPMLETEIATIKKKTNYGLDNLEGRLVALENLCTVGCTSIISDIETLRTEIDDCQKNCQDIVTKLDKNSGLLNKLNYSMFEINRKIKEEEESSAVRGEITLLKININAVNRTLKGIKDSVSKYADDIAFVNSTWDEHERKMTDEVHLIQQIVNSQGSQLMFNGKRVHDLKGDLQRINHRIMSDLHNCQHNAQDIQKEVAQVDRRVAEMESGCSKLSAVLSSLDYIKDGLDNHAGDLWNYLDQMNGTLVVHNQDITGLKDSVRECHTRITGIGHRALDDLQRPIGPPGSSGLPPAFAKHVVFSVGLTEKPFSADGGVVRFNKILINDGSYYEPRTGIFTAPYSGQYFISAVLTPQRNERIEAVLTVSNMSVAQVDTAGYKTELLEIAVDKMENHPGGGLAIFSLILGLKTGDEVSVVVMSGKLAYAGTEELHSTFSGILLNDSPMHS
- the LOC119969616 gene encoding EMILIN-3 isoform X1 — its product is MLDSTAGCAPFLLPCLLLVTICTTLLDAKGTFYPPYRYNLFTSGSSPSLKGAGRVTGRHKNYCAYIVKKNVTCIMQDGTDAYVKAEYHQCAWGQLKCPGVVMYRTFYKPKYKIGYKTITEIEWRCCPGYSGDTCLEGPTGLPELVPSHPGPRKGYFGPKAPDIYGERIDRLEDEMRRFSQSFERLQSMVSGISDSLRLAIQEDTNKMIVSLLNNLKYPGSVVGVGYITDGLENLSKGEPAYPPAMGDLVAKVTEVKDVLKTKSDLLDEVHGMVIGHDGQIRQLLEANRPTSPLVTVDFLDSFIDNKLTKFRADLLDGFENKFTDVQTVCDYKVKVIQQQCEEQKGINQRLEGMIDGKESDLKKEINNLQTQIDGLAVTENCCDTVKYLSEKINALERNLQEISDYQMSLTTRFESELPQFSSIHVENVYDSRLDDIEAKINATERSIEENCLSIENNMKGHLGIELDGVKTLLHDKLKDIEGRVTIIVEELSNVSVPANLEGEVIPMLETEIATIKKKTNYGLDNLEGRLVALENLCTVGCTSIISDIETLRTEIDDCQKNCQDIVTKLDKNSGLLNKLNYSMFEINRKIKEEEESSAVRGEITLLKININAVNRTLKGIKDSVSKYADDIAFVNSTWDEHERKMTDEVHLIQQIVNSQGSQLMFNGKRVHDLKGDLQRINHRIMSDLHNCQHNAQDIQKEVAQVDRRVAEMESGCSKLSAVLSSLDYIKDGLDNHAGDLWNYLDQMNGTLVVHNQDITGLKDSVRECHTRITGIGHRALDDLQRPIGPPGSSGKITKRLPPAFAKHVVFSVGLTEKPFSADGGVVRFNKILINDGSYYEPRTGIFTAPYSGQYFISAVLTPQRNERIEAVLTVSNMSVAQVDTAGYKTELLEIAVDKMENHPGGGLAIFSLILGLKTGDEVSVVVMSGKLAYAGTEELHSTFSGILLNDSPMHS